In Nicotiana tabacum cultivar K326 chromosome 21, ASM71507v2, whole genome shotgun sequence, one DNA window encodes the following:
- the LOC107808248 gene encoding agamous-like MADS-box protein AGL29 — protein sequence MVNKKTKGRQKIQMKKIEKKDDLFATFSKRRAGLYKKASELIAECGVDIGIVVSSPTGKPFSFFHPTEDAIIARFQNPDMQLSQTTGLVAAHARNKVNYLNSRLEELDTREDAATAQTRFYDKMTETRESGWWESIEQLNVDEVTKFETWLKTVVFNMNNRLNQLEIGASSSTPNYF from the coding sequence ATGGTTAATAAGAAGACTAAAGGGCGTCAAAAGATtcaaatgaaaaaaatagaaaaaaaagatgaCCTCTTTGCCACATTCTCAAAGCGGCGCGCAGGCTTATACAAAAAGGCGAGCGAACTTATTGCAGAATGCGGTGTTGACATTGGAATAGTGGTTTCTTCTCCTACCGGtaagcctttctcattttttcACCCTACAGAAGATGCCATTATTGCTCGTTTTCAGAATCCTGATATGCAGTTAAGTCAAACTACTGGCCTAGTTGCGGCTCATGCTCGAAACAAAGTGAACTATCTCAATAGTAGGCTTGAAGAATTGGATACAAGAGAAGACGCTGCAACTGCTCAAACACGTTTCTATGACAAAATGACAGAAACTAGAGAGAGTGGTTGGTGGGAGTCAATTGAGCAGCTCAATGTAGATGAAGTGACAAAATTTGAAACATGGTTAAAGACTGTTGTTTTTAATATGAACAATCGTTTGAATCAGTTGGAAATTGGAGCTTCATCCTCAACACCAAATTACTTCTAA